A window from Temnothorax longispinosus isolate EJ_2023e chromosome 1, Tlon_JGU_v1, whole genome shotgun sequence encodes these proteins:
- the LOC139816643 gene encoding uncharacterized protein, whose amino-acid sequence MEGIRCRRIWQLERSPDFWKNIINIHYTPKEWIESFRMSKASFLELCDQLRDELKPKPPFLKPREPISVEKQVAVALYKLASTAEYRVIGNTMGIHKSSVKKCLYRVVKAINKIMLHNYIYMPDQNEAKFISKNFENKSFIPQIIGSIDGTHIQIIPPKEGRRDFVNRKGWPSYNMLAVVDHNGRFRNIVIKHPGSCHDAAVFKESNLYKNADTIIPKNTYNISGMEIPFMIVADPAYPLLSWLLKGFSGSLSAEEESFNVYLNSARVSVEMAFGRLKARWRILHKINCDFTFAPEIIATCCVLHNFVEKRKDRFFTQWLQEVEQLELVIPQPRPTTNTEKDSMDGTNVRNHIKRYLSENFPLRKALIRP is encoded by the exons ATGGAAGGTATACGATGTCGAAGAATTTGGCAACTTGAAAGAAGTCCGGATTTTTGGAAGAACATCATAAATATTCACTATACTCCAAAGGAATGGATAGAAAGTTTTCGCATGTCTAAAGCTAGTTTTTTAGAATTATGTGATCAACTCAGAGATGAATTAAAACCTAAACCACCATTTTTAAAGCCAAGAGAACCTATATCTGTAGAAAAACAAGTAGCTGTTGCCTTATATAAATTAGCGTCTACTGCAGAATACAGAGTTATTGGAAATACAATGGGCATACACAAGTCATCAGTAAAGAAGTGTTTATATAGAGTAGTGAAAgctatcaataaaataatgcttcacaattatatatacatgccGGATCAAAATGAAGccaaatttataagtaaaaattttgaaaataagtCTTTTATTCCACAAATTATCGGTAGTATCGATGGAACTCATATTCAAATTATTCCACCAAAAGAAGGACGTAGAGATTTTGTAAACAGGAAAGGTTGGCCTTCGTATAATATGCTTGCTGTTGTTGATCATAATGGAAg atttagaaatattgtaataaaacatCCAGGAAGTTGTCATGATGCTGCTGTTTTTAAAGagagtaatttatataaaaatgctgATACAATAATACCTAAG aatACTTATAACATAAGTGGAATGGAAATACCATTTATGATTGTGGCTGATCCTGCTTACCCATTATTATCATGGCTTCTGAAAGGATTTTCTGGTTCACTGTCAGCAGAAGAAGAATCTttcaatgtatatttaaattctgcTCGAGTATCTGTAGAAATGGCATTTGGTCGATTAAAAGCTAGATGGAGaatattacacaaaattaACTGCGATTTTACTTTTGCACCAGAAATTATTGCAACCTGTTgtgtattacataattttgttgaaaaaaggaaagatagATTTTTTACACAATGGTTACAAGAAGTTGAACAACTAGAACTTGTAATACCACAACCAAGACCTACGACTAATACGGAAAAAGATTCTATGGATGGTACAAATGTACGGAATCATATAAAACGATACTTATCAGAGAATTTTCCATTAAGAAAAGCGTTAATACGACCATAA